ATCTCTTTTTTTCTCAAATGACCCCATATTTTTTTGCTTATTTTTACCGGTAGTACTATCCTTATATTCTAAATAAACTATGTAATTTTTACTTCTTTTTCTTATAAATGCAAAACTCATTTTCCCCTCCTTAAAATAACAATTATTAACTAATTATAACATAAAAACAAAATAAAAAACATTTTAAATTCTGACATATAACTGACATAATATATAAAAAATAGCATAAAACTGTTGAAATTACTTATTTTATGAAAAATGGCATAAAAGTATATATTTTATGTTTAATAAGAACAGTTATTATATTAGTTTCATAAATTGTATTAAAGATACTTATATAATTTTTTGAAAGGGATATAAAATATGCACAACTCTAACAATTTTAAAATGAAAACTTTAGAGACTTCAAGGTGCATTTTAAGACCTATTTCTTTAGAAGATGCACCTTACTTATTTGATTATTATCAAAACGATATTGTAGTAAAGTACTTACCATTTAAGCCACATAAAACAATATCAGATACGAAAAAATTCATAAAATTATTCTTCTTAAAAAATTACAAAGAAGGTAAGATAGGTCATTATGCAATAGTTTTAAAAGAAGAAAATATAGTAGTGGGTAATGTAGGATTTAACAATATATCACCATCATCTAAAGAGGGAGAGATGGGTATTTGTATAAATCCATATTATTGGGGGCATAATCTTTCAACTGAATTAGCTAAAGAAATGATTAGATATGGATTTGAAGATTTAGGGTTACAAAAAATTTTTGCAATAACTTTTGAAGATAACAAATATTCTCAAAAACCGTTAGAAATTTTAGGATTCAATTATACAAAAACATTTAATAAAAAATTATATTCTAAAAACAAATATGTTAAATGTCATAGGTATGAAATGTTAAGAAGTAGTTATATAAAAAATAAACTTAAACTAAATAAAAAGGGATGATCATCTTGTCAATAGATATAAATAATAATTGGATAGATAGCCATTTAAGATTTGTCCTAGCAAATTCGCAAAATAAAGATATTGAAGAAATCACAAAGGACTATTTAGTTACACTTAGAGAATTAGATTTATCCGATTGTTCGATAGAAAACTTAGAGGGTATTCAATACGCTACAAATTTAAATAGTTTAAATTTAAGTAAAAATGAAATAGTAGATGCTACACTTCTTTCTTACTTATCTAGACTTACGAACTTAGAGCTTTCAGAAAACAGAATAGAAGATGTATCTTTTTTAATTAACTTAAAAAAATTAAAAAGCATTGGATTAGATGGAAACAACATATCCTTTATTGATAATTTGAAAAGTCTAAAAAACTTATCACTAATAAATATTTCAAATAATAAAATAAAAGATCTTTCCTTTATAGAAACTATACACTCTAAAAATGTAAAAGTTATAGCTACAGAGCAATGTGTTATTTTACAGCCTATTCATATTAAGTACGGGGAAAATTTTTTATTCAAGAGTCCTATTTTTTGGAATAAAGAAACTATAGTTTTATTAGATAACATTCAATTGGATGGAAAATATACTTCTTTAAAGACAAATAAAAGACCTTCTTTATTATATTCAATATCTAAGATACTAGTTGAAAATATCTCCTCAGATTGCATTCTTAAAGCTGATTTTTATCATGAAGTGCCTTTTTTAAAGTCTGGAATTTTAAGTGGGATCTTATTACAACCTATAAAAGTAAATTTGCCTAGCCAAAATTTAGGAATTTACCAAAACAGTGAAGGTGTTATTTATGGGAAACTGCAGGTAAGAAGCTTAAATCAAGAAGAAAAGTATAAGTTTAAAAACAAATTAATTACACTTATAAATAGTGATGGAGATAAAGTATCTTGTTTAACTGATTTAAATGGATCATATAAATTCAACAATCTAAAAAATGGAAGATATACAATACTATTTCCTTTCTTAAACACTCATAAATATATAACTCCTTCTTTATATGTATGCAATTTAAAGGAAGGAGAAATTTTAGAAGTGAATGCAGTAACTGAGAAAAAATAAAAGCGGCTCAAAAGCCGCTTTTTAATTTTCAAGTTTTTTGAAACCTTCTCCTAAAACTTCATGAACATTACTTACAATTATAAATGCAGATGGATCTGCTGTTTTAACAAGCTTTTTCAAATAAACTTCCTGGTTCTTTGATACTACAACTAGAAGAACTTGCTTTTCTTCATTTGTATAACCACCTCTACCATCTAGTACCGTAAGTCCTCTATCTAGCTCTCTAGTTATGACGCTTTTTATATCGTCAGAATGATTTGATATTATAAAGAATGCTTTTGAATAATCGAACCCTTCCATTATAGCATCAGCTACTTTTACAACCACGTACAATGCTATAGCAGAATAAAGTGCTATTTCAATATTTTGACTAGCTATTCCTGAAGATATAACTACAAATGCATCTAAGCAAATCATAAATTTTGTAGGCTTTATACCAGGGAATTTTTTACTTAATATTAAAGCGATTAAATCTGTACCTCCTGTAGATGCATCAACCCTAAACATAATGCCAATACCAATACCTAATAATATTGCGCCAGATATAGATGACAATAATAAATCATTAGTAGCCCCTAAATCAGCTAGTGGAGAAGTAACATTTACTATTAGTGAAAATAAAACAGTTCCAACTAAAGTTTTCACTGAATTTTTACTACCTAATATTTTAAATGCAAATATAACTAATGGAATTCCTATTAATAACATTATCGCTGAAACCGATATCCCAGTGGCTTTATTTAAAACAACAGATAAACCACTAAGTCCTCCGGGAGCAATAGTATGAGGTTTTAAAAACGTATTTATACCAACTGCCATTGATATACAACCTATAATCAAACCTAAAAATTCAATTAGACCCGTAACCCTTTCTTTTTTCATTAAAATTCCTCCTAAGATGCCTAGATTATTTACATTAATATATTATATCAACAAAATATTGCACAATCAAACATTATTAGATAAATTTCACCTAAATAAACATATTGTTTATTAATATATAATTTGGGTATATTAATAATAACAAAAACTAATTTTTACCATATTATGGACAAAAATGTTACTGAAAAGATCATTTTATGTTAAAAAAATTTACTTTTTGGAAAAAAATTATATAAATGGTAAAAATCGATTGATTATATACCTAATAAAAGTATATAATATATATGAATTTAAGAAAATTTGAAAGGAAATGATGATATGAAGGTTACTTTACCAGAAACAGCGGTTAAAACGTTAACAGACATCTTAAAAGATAACCAAGATAGACCTAATAATATAAGAGTTTATTTTGCAGGTGTTGGCTGAGGCGGTCCATCATTTGGAATTGCTCTGGATGAGCAAAAGGCTGACGATTTAGAATATGATGTAGAAGGACTACACTTTATAATGAGTAGTGATGATTTTAATAAATATGGAAACATAGTTATAGAAGACACTGGCTACGGATTTAGAGTAGCTCCTGAAAACATGCAAGATGAAGGTGGATGTGGCGGAGGATGCTCTGGCTGTGGTCACTAAAATAAAAAAGAGTATTAGCTTGAAAGCTAATACTCTTTATTTTTTTTTAGTATTAATGTATTATAAAAGGATAGTGCATTATTATAAAATAAATAAAGCATTAATATAGAATATAATTAATAAGGAGCTAGACATGAGAAGAAGAAAAGTAAAAGGTGCAGATCAAAAACTTTTAAGTTACACAGATTATGTACTTAGAGATGACATAAATGAGTTAAAAGGTAAATGGAATGAAAAGTTTAAAAATAATAATCCTATATATGTAGAGTTTGGTACAGGTCGTGGAAAATTTATAACAACTTTAGCTAAGCAAAACCCAGATGTAAATTATATTGCTTTTGAAATAAAAGAAGAAGTATTAATAAAGGCTGTTGAAAAAGCAGATGAATTAAAGTTAGATAATATATTATTTGCTTGGGCAGATGTTAGCAATGTACTTGATTACTTTGAAGAGGGAGAATTATCAAGAATTTATGTTAATTTCTGTGATCCTTGGCCTAAGAAAAGATGGGCTAAAAGAAGATTAACTCATTCTAACTTCTTAAATAAATATAAGTTATTATTAAATAAAGATGGTGAGGTTCACTTTAAAACAGATAATGAAAAATTGTTTGAATTTAGTTTAAATGAAATATCTGGTAATGATTGGACTCTTAAGAACATATCTTTAAACTTGGCTGAAAGTGATTTTGAAAATATTACAACAGAATATGAAGATAAATTTATGTCATATGGTATGAAAATTTTTAGATGTGAAGCTAGAAAAAGATAAACATTTATAAGCAAAAAGAAAGATTAAATATTTAATCTTTCTTTTTTTATGTATTTAAAATATACCATTTTTTTGACTTATAGCATATAATCCAAATATAACTATTAATGAATATATACCGTATAAAGCAATTTTAATAGTTTCCATTGTAATTCCGAAGAATTCTAAATTGGTACTGTCAGGAAGAACAGCTAATACAGCAGCTATTCCTATAAGTAAAGGATTTATAACTATTTGTTTATCAGTTCTTAATACCATAATCTTTCCAATCCATACAACAGAAAGTATTAAAAATAATATCTTTACAATAAATTCTATATTTTCTAACATAGTCAAACTCCCCTTAACTCAGTGGATTTATTAGTAGTATTTCCATAATAAGCATGTTTAATCAATTAGTACTAATCATACCTTTATATTTTATGTATATTTCTACTAAAAACATACATAAAATAGATTATAATACTTTTTTATATAAAAATAAATATAAAATTGATAATAATCTAGTTAAATGTATATTAAGAATTATTAATGATTAAAATATAAAATAGGATATTTGAAAGGAGGAAAATTAAAAATGTGCCTATATAGCTATAATAATAAGTTTCAAACAAATACTATTTTAAACGATGAGGAATATGAACTGCTTAGCAAAATATATAAATGTATAGAAGAAAATGACAATGAAAATGCTCAAAAACTAACACAACAGCTAATATCAATTCAAACATCTAAAGAAAATATAGAAACACTTCAAGATGCAATGAATTCATTAAAATAGCCATAAAAGAGGGTTTCAATTTTAAATATGAAACCTTTTTTTATGGCTATTTATTTAATGTATAAAAGTATTTTTAATTTTCTTCTAGGTTTGTAAATATTTGAGAGTAGACTTGCATATTAATTTTATATATGCATTTAGGGAGTGATAATATGAACTTACGGTTTACAAATTGGTATACACAAGCTTTAGGAGGTACATTAGGTATTGCTGCTTGTTTATATTCATATTTAAATGGAGACATGATTATATATAGCAATATAAATACATACTTTGATACATTAGGATTTGGATCATTACTTTCTAGTTATTTACTACTTCCACTTTGTATAATTACATTATTACTAGCGGTAATTAGGTCCTATGCATCAAATAAAGAAGTTTTTAATGTTCCATTAGAAAATATTAATATAGTAATTATAATATCTACAGTTATAATTGGTTTTATGGG
Above is a genomic segment from Romboutsia lituseburensis containing:
- a CDS encoding leucine-rich repeat domain-containing protein, giving the protein MSIDINNNWIDSHLRFVLANSQNKDIEEITKDYLVTLRELDLSDCSIENLEGIQYATNLNSLNLSKNEIVDATLLSYLSRLTNLELSENRIEDVSFLINLKKLKSIGLDGNNISFIDNLKSLKNLSLINISNNKIKDLSFIETIHSKNVKVIATEQCVILQPIHIKYGENFLFKSPIFWNKETIVLLDNIQLDGKYTSLKTNKRPSLLYSISKILVENISSDCILKADFYHEVPFLKSGILSGILLQPIKVNLPSQNLGIYQNSEGVIYGKLQVRSLNQEEKYKFKNKLITLINSDGDKVSCLTDLNGSYKFNNLKNGRYTILFPFLNTHKYITPSLYVCNLKEGEILEVNAVTEKK
- a CDS encoding GNAT family N-acetyltransferase yields the protein MHNSNNFKMKTLETSRCILRPISLEDAPYLFDYYQNDIVVKYLPFKPHKTISDTKKFIKLFFLKNYKEGKIGHYAIVLKEENIVVGNVGFNNISPSSKEGEMGICINPYYWGHNLSTELAKEMIRYGFEDLGLQKIFAITFEDNKYSQKPLEILGFNYTKTFNKKLYSKNKYVKCHRYEMLRSSYIKNKLKLNKKG
- a CDS encoding YitT family protein, whose amino-acid sequence is MKKERVTGLIEFLGLIIGCISMAVGINTFLKPHTIAPGGLSGLSVVLNKATGISVSAIMLLIGIPLVIFAFKILGSKNSVKTLVGTVLFSLIVNVTSPLADLGATNDLLLSSISGAILLGIGIGIMFRVDASTGGTDLIALILSKKFPGIKPTKFMICLDAFVVISSGIASQNIEIALYSAIALYVVVKVADAIMEGFDYSKAFFIISNHSDDIKSVITRELDRGLTVLDGRGGYTNEEKQVLLVVVSKNQEVYLKKLVKTADPSAFIIVSNVHEVLGEGFKKLEN
- the trmB gene encoding tRNA (guanosine(46)-N7)-methyltransferase TrmB, producing MRRRKVKGADQKLLSYTDYVLRDDINELKGKWNEKFKNNNPIYVEFGTGRGKFITTLAKQNPDVNYIAFEIKEEVLIKAVEKADELKLDNILFAWADVSNVLDYFEEGELSRIYVNFCDPWPKKRWAKRRLTHSNFLNKYKLLLNKDGEVHFKTDNEKLFEFSLNEISGNDWTLKNISLNLAESDFENITTEYEDKFMSYGMKIFRCEARKR